The DNA window GGCCTCGATGTTCATCTTCTCGCGCTTGGCGTCCTCCAGGCCCGTGTCCTCGGTGTCGGAACTGGTCTCCATCTGCTCCTGCAGGATGCGGGTGGCCTCCGCCAGCCGGGCCTGCTCCTGACCGAGGGCGCGCTGCAGCCGCTCGTAGCCTTCGCGGGTCAATCTGACTGTCTTGGTTGCTTGCGTCATTGTGGGTCCTCCGTTACGCCGCCGGCCTTGACCGGCGGGACTGGAATAAATCGGCGAATGTGAGAAGTAGCGCGCATTGTGGCACACCCCCCACGAAGTGGCAATCCATTTTCATGCGGTCAGGCGAACGGACGGAGCCTGCCGGGTCACGCGCAGGGTGCCCCAGACCACCGCCACCAGCATGGCGGCCAGCGCCGCAAGCGCCAGGGGAATGGCACCCTGGCCGAATTTCGCCGCCAGCACGCCCAGCACGTACGGGGCCACAATCCCGCCCACGCTGCCGGAGGTCAGCAGAAACGGCACCCAGCGCGCGGGCAGGCTGCGGGTGGTCCACACCAGCGTCGTGCCGAACACCGGCCCCAGCGCCAGCCCGGCCAGGATGTACGCGAAGGGGGCCAACGCCGCCTGCGTGGCCGCCAACCCACACCCCACCGTGAGCGCCGCGCAGGCCAGCACCAGCCGCTCCGGCCGCACCCGCGCCCCGAACAGCCCGGTCAGCACGCGGGCCACCGTCATGCCGCCCCAGTACCCGGCGACGATCACGGCGAACGAAGCGTAGCCCAGGCTTTGCAGGTGGCGGCCCGCCCACGCGCCGAAGCCGACTTCCAGACCCACGTAGCACGCCAGCAGCGCCAGGAAGAACCCCACCTGCACCCCGGCCCGGCCCGGCGAGGGCGGCAGCACCTGTTCGCGCATGGCCGGAAAGCCCCAGACCCGCGCGCTCAGCAGGGTCAGGCCGCACAGGGCCGCCACCGTCAGGAAGGGCAGTGCCAGGTTGCCGCCTGCCCCGGCCACCAGCAGCGGCGACAGGATGCTGCCCAGCCCGAACACCGCGTTGACCAGATTCACCGCCCGCGTGCCGATGCTGGCATAGGCCGCGTTCAGGCCGCCGCTGACCCCGCCCAGCCCGAAGCCGCCCAGCAGCGCCCCGGCAATCGCCAGCGGCCAGCTGGGGGCCAGCGCCACCAGCGTGACGCCCAGCGCCAGGGTCAGCAGCGCCGCCACCACCACCCGGCGCAGGCTGAAGCGGATCAGGAGAATGCCCACCAGCGGCGGGGCCAGCGCCGAGCCCACAAAATGCGCGCTGGCGATCAGGCCCACCCCGGCGGTGGAGACCCCGTAGCGGTCCTGAAACAGCGTGAACGCGGGGCCGTACATCGCCTGGATGACGCCCAGCGTGAAGAACGCCGCCGTGCCGGCTGCCAGCAGGGTCAGCGTCAGCGGCGGAGGCGGGTGGTGGGCAGTCATGGGCGGGTCACGGGGCCATCACGGGGGAGAAGGTAGCACGCCCTCTCCTGCCTTTCGCCGCCTATTTGGGCAGTGCCACCAGACTGACCAACCAGTGGCCGTCCTGGCCCCCCGGCCCCCACTGATAGCCGACGCTGGGGCCGAGCATGCTGGGCAGTGCGGAGCTGCGCAGCAGGACATCGCCGAGCAGGGTGGTCCTGTCGCCGGCCCAGTTGCGGGCCACCCGGCTGCGCAGCGCCCCCACCCGCAGCGCCGTGTCGGGGCCAGCCAGCCGGTATGTTGCCGCGAAGTTGCTCTCCTGCACCCGGCCCAGCCCGAAGCCCCCGATGGGCACCCTCCCCGCCACGCCGCGTTCCAGATGCGACGCTTCCAGCAGCAGCCCTGGCAGGGGCGAATAGTTGGCGCTGAGGCTGAGATCGAAGCTGGCCTGGGCGTCCATCTGCAGGGGGAAGGTGTACAGGCGCCCGGTCAGTCCCACCGCCGTGTTCAGCTTGCCGAAGGAGCGCGGGGCGAAGCCGCTGACTTCCGAGTAACCGTAGGGGGCACCGACGCCCGCTTCGGCGGCCAGCCCCACCGCATTCAGCAGCCGGAATCGCCCATCGTTCCCGCTGTGGGTGTAGCCGAAGGCAAAACGCGACAGCGCCCCCTTGCCCTGCACCAAGCCGTTCCACTGGAAGCCCGACGGCAGGCTCTGGTTCATCTCGGCTTTGGGCACGCCGCCGAAGACGCCCACCAGGACGTTCAGATTGCCCAGCTGGCTGCCCACGCCGTAGTCCAGCCCCGTGGGCGTCTTGACCAGGGTCACGCGCAGGTCAGCCGTGACTGGTACCGGCAGAAAGCGGGCGCCGTAGCCGTCCGTATTGGAGGCCAGCACCTCGACGCGGTCAAAACGGCTGAAGTAGCCGGAGGGGAATTTCAGACCGAACAGCGAACTGTCGCTTGACGTGGCCTGCGCCCCAGCGGTTGACCCGGCCGCCAGGCTCAGCAGGCAGGCAGAGAGCAGCTTGGGGCGAAAGCGCAACCGCCGGGCAGCGGAAGTTCGGGAGATGGAACGGCGAAAGCTCACGCCTCCATCTTGCCGAATCTTTCTGTCCACTGCATGACAGCCCGTGCGTGTCCAGCGCAAAACCTCACAGCCGAAGCTCAGACCCGGATGTTCACCACCGTGACGCCGTGCCCGCCCTGGTTGGGTTCGGCGTCGTGAAAGGACTCCACTTTCTTGTCGTTCTTGAGGTACTCGCGCAGCAGCCGGCGCAGCACGCCCTGGCCCTTGCCGTGGACCACCCGCAGCGGCGTTTCCTTGAGGGCGGACGCCTCCAGGATCGCGGTTCGCAGCTCCTCGACGGCTTCCTCGACGCCCAGGCCGCGCAGTTGCAGCTCGGAGGCGAAATTGCTGGGGGTGGTTCCCGCGAACGCCGTGCGCAGTCCCCGGCTTTTCTGTTTCGGAGCCGTGACCTTGGGTTCAGGGCGCAGACGCACGTCGCGGCGCTTGACGCCCAC is part of the Deinococcus radiopugnans ATCC 19172 genome and encodes:
- a CDS encoding MFS transporter — encoded protein: MTAHHPPPPLTLTLLAAGTAAFFTLGVIQAMYGPAFTLFQDRYGVSTAGVGLIASAHFVGSALAPPLVGILLIRFSLRRVVVAALLTLALGVTLVALAPSWPLAIAGALLGGFGLGGVSGGLNAAYASIGTRAVNLVNAVFGLGSILSPLLVAGAGGNLALPFLTVAALCGLTLLSARVWGFPAMREQVLPPSPGRAGVQVGFFLALLACYVGLEVGFGAWAGRHLQSLGYASFAVIVAGYWGGMTVARVLTGLFGARVRPERLVLACAALTVGCGLAATQAALAPFAYILAGLALGPVFGTTLVWTTRSLPARWVPFLLTSGSVGGIVAPYVLGVLAAKFGQGAIPLALAALAAMLVAVVWGTLRVTRQAPSVRLTA